The Octopus sinensis linkage group LG18, ASM634580v1, whole genome shotgun sequence genome segment cctgcTACAGCAAACAGAGCAGTGTCTGAAAAAGCTTtcggtgcatatgtgtataaatgcagtGCTTGCACATATGTCTTTGTGCATCTTCATGgcgtatgtggtaagtagcttgcttatgaaccacatggttccaggttcagtcccactgcgtggcacctcgggcaggtgtctcctactatagcctcgagccaaccaaagccttgtgagtggatttggtagacggaaactgaaagaagcccatcgtatatatgtatgtatatatatatatatatatatatatatatatatatatatatatatatataatatatatatatatatattatatatataatatatatatatatatatatacacacaccacacacacacatatatatatatatatatatatctgtatgtgtgtgtatatgtttgtgtgtctgtgtttgacaacaggtgctggtgtgtttacatccccataacttagcagttcagcaaaagagactgatagaataagtactacgcttacaaagaataagtgctggggtcgatttgcctgactaaaggcggtgctccagcatggccacagtcaaatgactgaaacaagtaaaagagagaaagagagagagagagataagcatacagtcatgcattatgtatatctgtataacaGAGATGGATGTATGGCTGTatttatacataggcacaggcgtggctgggtggtaagaagcttgcttcccaaccacatggttccaggttcagtcccactgtgtggcaccatgggcaagtgtcttctactatagccttgggctgcccaaagccttgtcaatggatttggcagacggaaactgaaagaagcttgtcatatatggtttgtatgtgtgtgtatattcatgtgtgtatgtgtatatatatgtttgcatatcaatctgtctatctatctatctatttgtgtatctatctatctgtctatctatctatctatttgtctatctttctatctatttgtctatctgtctgtctgtctgtctgtctgtctatctgtctatctatctatctatctatctgtgtgtgtatatatatatatatatatatatatatatatatatatatatatatacacacacaacacacatatatatatgtgtgtgtgatgcagcacgaagcttaatatatatatatatatataaatggcggtgccccagcatggccacagctcgtgagctgaaactagataaaataaaattaaatttaaaaaaaatatatatatatttataaataaggataatattgatatttaaatatcaatattatcaagtggccagcatgggaataaaaaccttcaaaggtaataattttttgcAACTATAAAAGGGTAATAAttgcccttatttatagttgtaaaaaattatatatatacatacatatacacacacacacacacacaagtttattAAGCACGATAGAACGAACAGGCTTTAACCACAAATACAATTGTTTCTGTTCAATTGCAGAGTTTTCCATTCCgtattatataagtaaatgttatatacataaatatgatccAGTGTCCAGTTTATTGCCAAAACGGTTAATTTTCTGATTTAAGTTGTAGAGAAATATTGAAAACAGAACcaaaaattgttgaaaatgttCTCACCCTGctctcttttctttatatttacagGGATTCCTGTTTCGTTTATGTCCACAGTCAACTACATAACTTGTGTTCCTGCAAAGAAACACCAAAATTAATAAGAACTTCTGAGCCATCAATTGAGAACCTGTCTCTCGTTCTGTCGGAAGAATGTTATACAAGAATGAATTCCAGTTTAATTCCCTCCATTTGTTATTTAATTTGAATGAGAACATTCTCCGTATTTTCCTATGGAGTCTCAACCAACTTCTCGGACTTTTTGTCTTGACCACTCCAGAAATGGACAGTATATTTACCATTCTTTTAAACATGACTCTTGTCTTGCCCTGTTTAATTCTCCTTTTTGTTACTCTACCATTCGGTATTGTTGGATTTTTCATACGCTGTGCCTTGCACCAATTCAGGAAACCCTATGTGTATAGCTACCGAAAACCAATGTTTCTAGACATCAGCAGGGTACCCTGTACAGTGGCTATCGCCACGTCCAATGTCTGCCTCCTGCCAGAGTTTCTTTCTCGCTACAATAATTTACTGGACGGTGATCGAAGAGCTCGGTTAATTGGCGAGAGGATAGTTGACGACGAATGTCTGAACCTCAAAAGAAATAACGACGTTAGTGAAGGCCACAACACTAGACTTAACTGTGATAATCGCACCTTACATTCTTCATGCAACGGTCCGGAAACTGCTACACACAATAATCTGAATTCTAACTTTTCGTCTTATCACAAAGACAGCAACCATATCCACATGAGAAACTTGAATGATTCCAAAGCCTTCAACAAAGAGATCCTGGCACAATTTCCCCAACTTGATTTTGTCTGTTTCCAAGAAACATGGAATCGAGACTTGGCCAAAAAACTCCTCCATAAAATCCATCCTGTTTTTCCGTACATAATTTACGATGTAGGTGTGATGAACATGTCCAGCAACAGATTCCTACTCAACAGCGGACTGATGGTTGCCAGCAAATACCCCGTCGAAGATGTTGAATTCAAATGGTTTAAGCAATCAACTTTGGCCTGCCGCTTCAGTGGAAAAGGTTTACTTATGGTCAAGGTAAGCTACTGTCCacagtattttattttaagactagcagtatcgcccggcgttgctcaggtttgtaaggaaaataactatataagcatttttagagagttacttcccttatataacccgagcaaaaatcattaaaaatgcggaaaaatgatggtaaatttttttttaaatcatagactcatcatagacgcgcgctaatacccagaagggctcgatatgaatgacaactataagatacccgcttttgattaaactgcaccgtaaaatgtgggagtagttaggaatctaaattggaggagacagagtctcacacacacaacttcaattttctATATAAAGATTACTGGGTTCCAAAATCTTGATCTGTGATGTATACATCCTCTTCATTATAAGCTTATGTCGTTGTTTGAACTCGAGTCAGCTCTGATCAGACAGACCCATGTTTAACTTGTGACTGTTTAAATTATTCTGACAGATGcaatacacttttacttgtttcagtcatttgactgcggccatgctggagcaccgcctttagtcgagcaaatcgaccccgggacttattctttgtaagcccagtacttattctatcggtctcttttgccgaaccgctaagtgacggggacgtaaacacatcagcatcggttgtcaagcaatgctagggggacaaacacagacacgcaaacacacacacatatacatatatatatatatatatacgatgggcttctttcagtttccgtctaccaaatccactcagaaggcattggtcggcccggggctatagcagaagacacttgcccaagatgccacgcagtgggactgaactcggaaccacatggttggttagcaagctacttaccacacagccactcctgcgcctatatttatatattcacattgttttgaatgaagTGTGCATCatcttgtcatcgtcatcaccatcacttaaTGTTcgttcccatgctagcatgaattggacagtttgaccagggctggtaagatgaagggctgcactagactccggtctgatttggcatggtttctacagctggagggcctccctaatggcaaccactctgagagtgtattgggtgcttttacgtgccaccagcacaggcacCAGTTGCGTGACACCAATATccgccacgactacaatttcacttggcctgATGGGTCTTCTGCCCAAGAacggtcttggtcatttgtcattgcctccgtagGGCCCAATGCTTAACCCTTTTTTTACCatacttctgttgagatgctctgtgtttctttcaattaattttaaatctaacaaagaatttagtaaaataacttagttatcattcagctagtgttaggaacataaattgtgactaaggtttggtggaaatcgaccccgggacttattctttgtaagcccagtacttattctatcggtctctttttgccgaaccgctaagtgacggggacgtaaacacaccagcatcggttgtcaagcaatgctaggtggacaaacacagacacacaaatacagggGTCTCGGTCTTCATCAATGTGTGTGTAATCTTGTATGCCTAATATTATTAACCATATTTTCTATTTCAGATAGTTCTTGGAGAAGAGAAGACCGGTAAAAGGGCAGTTGGCTATGTTTATAACACACATCTACAGGCTTATGAAGGttagttgttgtagtggtggtagttgttgtttttaGCCCAGGTCAACCCTCAACTTGCAGCAGTACGATCAAACACGTCCCTCCATAAACATGctgtcttactcttttactcttttatttgtttcagttatttgactgcggccatgctggggcaccacctttagttgagcaaatcgaccccgggacttattctttgtaagcccagtacttattatatcggtctctttttgccgaactactaagtgacggggacgtaaacacgccagcatcggttgtcaagcgatggtggggggacaaacacagacacacaaacatatacacacacatacacatatatatatacacatatatacggcaggcttctttcagtttccgtctaccaaatccactcacaaagcattggtcggcccggggctatagtagaagccacttgcccaagatgccacgcagtgggactgaacccggaaccatgtggttggtaagcaagctacttaccacacagccactcctgcacctgtcttggttattcttttaaattatgtatatatgttttttgcttgtttccgtcattagtctgcgaccaggctggggcactgcctcaaagagttttagttgaacgaaatcagtcccagtacttttttttttaaacctggtacttagcCTATCGGTTACCATTGCCATgttttggggatgtaaacacaccaacactgtttgtcctgccttcatcaggtgtcttggggaaatttcgaagctgggttctcattcctaaggtattttctgatgatgttgttgttattattattattattattattattattattattattattattattcaggtcactacaccatatacccatgggcataaggcgtagtggttaagagtgcaagctactaaccccaagattccaagttcgattccagtcagtgacctgaataatgatgatgataataataataataataataataataatgtccccattacttagcggttcggcaaaagagaccgatagaataagtactgggcttacaaaagaataagtcctggggtcgagttgctcgattaaaggcggtgctccagcatgtccgcagtcaaatgactgaaacaagtaaaaagagtaaaaagagaataaagagtataatactaataataataataatataataataataataataatgtccccattacttagcggttcggcaaaagagaccgatagaataagtactgggcttacaaaagaataagtcctggggtcgagttgctcgattaaaggcggtgctccagcatgtccgcagtcaaatgactgaaacaagtaaaaagagtaaaaagagaataaagagtataatactaataataataataataataataataataataataataataataataacatcagaaaataccttaggaatgagaacccaggtttgaaatttccccaagacacctgatgaaggctggagggtatatcagcagaattgtgttaacaacaaacaagatgaggacaaatatctgtctaatgtaaataatgtaatcctTTCCCGAATAAATCTGTCTATCtagcgggggtgggtgggtgggtaaaaTTCCCTAGATCCATGAACGAGTTCTCTGCAGCGGTCTTTGTTCGGTGTCTCCCAGAGACCCATTGTCTGTCCTTAGGGCATCAGCTtattcaaggctctgatgaagctaatAAGGTTTTATTCAGGTACTCCGCTATATATCCACAGTGTCTTTTAGCAGAAACAGCtttaagctaatgaagttgataagataataatttattccttcatcatctctcttattttttttaccgCTCTGTACTCGGCTGACACTTTGTTCTGAAATGcacatgtattgagttctacaccaagtCTTTAGTATTGCAatgcaaaatgaaatattaagacatatacatcatcatcattgtcatcatcatcatttaatgtttgttgtccatgctggtatgggttggatggtttgaccaggggtggcaagctggaagggtgcactagactccagtccgATTTGgggtggtttctatggctggatgcccttcctaagagtGTAATTGGTGCATATACAAGGGGAAGtaaaaaattatctgcacttttgCCATAGCATATCTTTATTaatgtcacactgccttctgcgcatgcgtgcttatggTCGGTACTATTGTGGCCATGTGATCGAAGTACcactttcgcactggggtcgatgtaatcaacttaatccgtttgtctgtccttgtttgtcccctctgtgtttagccccttgtgggtaataaagaaataggtatttcgtctgccggtacgttctgagttcaaattccactgaggtagactttgactttcatcctttcggggtcgattaaataagtatcagttacgcactggggttgatgtaatcgacttaatccgtgtgtctgtccttgtttgtcccctctatgtttggccccttgtgggtaataaagaaataggtatttcgtctgccggtacgttctgagttcaaattccaccaaggtagactttgactttcatcctttcggggtcgattaaataagtaccagtttcgcactggggtcaatgtaatcgacttaatccgtttgtctgtccttgtttgtcccctctatgtttagccccttgtgggtagtaaagaaacagataagagCCTGTTCTCACTCTCTTCATTTTTGCCTTTATTTTGAAGGGGAATttggttaaagaaaaaaaagtcaataaGGGCTtgactgatcatcatcatcatcatcatcattgtttaatgtctgttttccatgctagcatgggttggacggttctactggggtctgtgaagccagaaggcttcatcaggcccagtcaatctggcagtgtttctacagctggatgcccttcctaacgccaaccactccgagagtgttagtgggtgctttttacgtgccacccgcacaggtgctagacagagctggcaaacggccacaaacggatggtgctttttatgtgccaccggcacgagggccaggcgaggctggcaacggacacgaacggatggtgctttttatgtgccaccggcatgagggccaggcgaggctggcaacggacacgaacggatggtgctttttatgtgccaccggcatgagggccaggcgaggctggcaacggacacgaacggatggtgctttttatgtgccaccggcatgagggccaggcgaggctggcaacggacacgaacggatggtgctttttatgtgccaccggcatgagggccaggcgaggctggcaacggacacgaacggatggtgctttttacgtgccatcggcacgaggccagtcagggcggtatATAAGGAGATATATTTACTGGCACTTGTTTTAATTAACTTTCATGGTTTTAATCAATTTTGGAGAGAAAGCAAGTGaatatgtgttttgtgtttgtgtttgtatgctatcaagagagagggagagagagaaaagaagagttaTAGTCGTTTACTTGAGCGGTATTAGTTAGACTCTAACACAAGTTGCGGAACCACTTCCCAGACCTTTTTGATTAGAACAGAAATTTATAATCAGAATTCTGAAGCtcgttattttttaattttcttattgttatatattttattttatttattaatttttttactatctCGGTGGGGTGGGGTTAATGGGGGTTGGCATCGATCTAATTATGGTCAGCTTAATTTAACTGGCggttttgcagtatttgtttggtCGGGTCAGTTGATGGAAATTTAAGTGCCGTGGTGCAGAAATGAGAACTCTGGGTGCACAAACCCCGTTTTGTTTCCACATTAATAACGATTGTGTGGGTTCGTGTATAGATAGTGGTGTTTCAATTAtttctactttttatttattttttattaaaaatatttttttttgttttttggttggtAGCTTGacttgtattcatcatcatcatcatcatcatcattgatataatcgacttaatccgtttgtctgtccttgtttgtcccctctgtgcttagccccttgtgggtagtaaagaaataggtatttcatctgccgttacgttctgagttcaaattccggcaaggttgactttgcctttcggggtcaattaaataagtaccagttatgcactggggttgatataatcagcttaatccgtttgtctgtccttgtttgtcctctctgtgtttagccccttgtgggtagtaaagaaataggtatttcgtctgccactacattctgagttcaaattccgccgaggtcgactttgcctttcatcctttcgcggttgataaattaagtaccagttacgcagtggggttgatatgatcaacttaatccgtttgtctgtccttgtttgtcctctctgtgtttcgccccttgtgggtagtaaagaaataggtatttcgtctgccgctacattctgagttcaaattccactgaagtcaactttgcttttcatctttctgggctcgataaattaagtaccagctacgtactggggttgatataatcagttGTCCCCcactccctcaaatttcaggccttgtgcctatagtagaaaggattattattattctatgtttgacttttgctttagatttgtacaagttggctccaagtctcacccagagacctcaagaggcaacaggttggaagtttgtgatgttgttattattattattattattattgttattatacctTATATTATTATCACTCACAGGTGAAGAGAAAATTTTAGACAAACAACTCAACGATATTGTTGATTGGACCACTGATTTTAAAAAGAGCACCTATCGAGAAAATGACGATGTCAAATTTGACTTTCTTTGTGGAGATTTCAACTTCGATAATTTATCACCAGGTgagttttctttattgttttgttatatattataattgtgagtgttgttgttgttgtgtttagcCGAAGgttgtagaaaatacttgctgCACTGTAGGGCAACCCAAAACAACGGGGTTGCAAAAACGAGGTCCTTAACGACacagttaagtgtcttctactatagccttgggccgaccaaagccttgtgagtggatttggtagacggaaactgaaagcagcccgtcgtatatatgtatatatatatatatatatataatatatatataatatatgcggtgtatgtatatttgtcccCTAGACATTGCTTGGACAACGATGCTGGTGGATTTATGTcccctgttacttagtggttcggcaaaagagaccgaagaataagtactggcttacaaaagtgataagtcccgaggtcgagttgctcaattaaggCGGTTgctccgcatggccgcagtcaaatgactgaaacaagtaaaagagagagtgtgtttgtttgtttgtcccggTTACCAGGATGCTGTTGTCATGTAGTCtagactgacagaattgttagagctttATAAAAAATGCCTTGAAGTATTTCTCTGGTTTtctatattctgagttaaaaCCCCCATCCAAAATCAACTTCTGAGGACCAGCATGTCAAAGAACGGACCCTTTTGAGGATtggcatgtcaaagaatagaccctTTTGAGGATtggcatgtcaaagaatagaccctTTTGAGGATtggcatgtcaaagaatagaccctTATGAGGACCAGCATGTCAAAAAATAGACCCTTTTGAGGACTTGGCGTGTCAAAGAATAGACCCTTCTGAAGACCAACATGTCAAAAAATCGACCCTTTTGAGGACTTGGTATGTCAAAGAACAGACCCTTTTGAGGACTTGGtatgtcaaagaatagaccctTTTGAGGACTTGGCATGTCAAAGAACAGACCGTTTGAGGACCAGCATGTCaaaaaattgacccttttgagGACTTGGCATGTCAAAGAATAGGCCCTTCTGAGGACCAGCATGTCAAAGAACGGACCCTTTTGAGGATTGGCATGTCAAAGAATAGGCCCTTCTGAGGACCAGCATGTCAAAGAACGGACCCTTTTGAGGACTTGGCATGTCAAAGAATAGGCCCTTCTGAGGACCAGCATGTCAAAGAACGGACCCTTTTGAGGACTTGGCATGTCAAAGAATAGGCCCTTCTGAGGACCAGCATGTCAAAAAATAGACCCTTATGAGGATtggcatgtcaaagaatagaccctTCTGAGGACCAGCATGTCAAAAAATAGACCGTTTTGAGGATTGGCATGTCAAAGAACAGACCCTTCTGAGGACCAGCATGTCAAAAAATAGACCCTTATGACGACTTGGTGTGTCAAAGAATAGACCCTTCTGAAGACAGCATGTCAAAAAATAGACCCTTTTGAGGACTtggcatgtcaaagaatagacccaatGTTTCCTCTGCATATCGTAAGGGGTTGAGGTAGGATTTGTACTCTGATCTTGTAACCCCAATCCTAACCCTCACGAGCAACAACTATCCAAACAGACCCATGGGTCAGAGAGTTGTTGCCTGAGTGGGGCAAAGTTGTCTTCTGCCAGGTGTAGGGAAACACCAACAAAGGTGAATGCAGCTCCaatactcctactactactacaagtagttGTTTGGTGGAATCAACTAATGCCCAccactcctcaaaattgctgaacttgtgcctagattggtttcaaatttttgcacaaagccagcaatttcagggaaggagtaagtcaatAACATCCACCCTGGGCTCAACTGcttcttgttttattgaccccgaaaggacgaaaggcaaagttgacatcggtggaatttgaactcagaacatggaagACGGGCGACCTTGTGCCTAAACTAGACCCAAATTTTTGGAGTGGTGAATTGGTAGAATTGCTGGATCATTGGAATAAAAaagaatgctttgtgatatttattctggctccttac includes the following:
- the LOC115221378 gene encoding sphingomyelin phosphodiesterase 3-like translates to MLYKNEFQFNSLHLLFNLNENILRIFLWSLNQLLGLFVLTTPEMDSIFTILLNMTLVLPCLILLFVTLPFGIVGFFIRCALHQFRKPYVYSYRKPMFLDISRVPCTVAIATSNVCLLPEFLSRYNNLLDGDRRARLIGERIVDDECLNLKRNNDVSEGHNTRLNCDNRTLHSSCNGPETATHNNLNSNFSSYHKDSNHIHMRNLNDSKAFNKEILAQFPQLDFVCFQETWNRDLAKKLLHKIHPVFPYIIYDVGVMNMSSNRFLLNSGLMVASKYPVEDVEFKWFKQSTLACRFSGKGLLMVKIVLGEEKTGKRAVGYVYNTHLQAYEGEEKILDKQLNDIVDWTTDFKKSTYRENDDVKFDFLCGDFNFDNLSPGEAHLQNHPIYNIYEDPGRVCDGVDSPWVVGTELRPLLLWDKAISTPEGLRIVLQDPDLRHQFINDANIKKKTISELCHTLPQLDENGKMKLRCEIAGKRRIDRIFYRKESPVKMKAYNFISRLASLTDHIPVAMTVQISTNSS